The window GCACTTTTACCAACTCATTCGCGAGGTTTTGATCGCAAACCTTCACAACCACGCGACCAACATATGCATAGAGGTTGGTCGCCAGAATACACCTTCGCACTGCAGGCCTGATTATGGAGAGCTTGAGGAGGCCCTTAAAGCTCTCAAGCAAAACGCAGCATGAGAAGGTTTTGTCTTATCATGTCGCTGCTGTGCATCTCGGCGGTGCAGGCGCAGGCACAACAGCTGTCGTTACGTTCGGGAGATCACCCTACATTCAGTCGCATAACCCTGCCTGTTCCTGCCTCACAGAATTGGGAAGCCCGCCAAACTAAAAATGGGATACAGTTGACGCTCTCTGAGCATTCCGATGGTTTCGATATCTCGGAAGTGTTCTTGCGCATGCCCCGAGACCGGATCAGTCACATTACGACAACCAAAGAGTCGCTTACATTGCACGTCAAATGTGCGTGCAGAGGAACCGCATTTCGCAGTGGAGAATTGCTGGTTATCGACGTAGCAGATGAAGGCACAAAGCTCGCTGGTCCGCCCCTGATGGGTGCCCCACTTTTTAATGTGCAAAGGCCCAACGCTGCTGTGCGTAGCGCCAAGGTGCGCCCTGTATCCCTACCATGGATCGGCAGCGGTTCTTCTTTTGAAGCCAGCGCAATAGCGGACGGCACAACAAGAACGGTTCACGACGAAACAATCCTCGCTCCAAACATTGAGGAGCGTGCTGCTCTTCTCAATGAGATTCAAAAGAACTTGGGCGAAAGCGTTGCCTCTGCTGCAAGCACTGGTTTGCTTGAAAATAGCTATGCCGCCCCCATAAAACAACTTAGGCCAATGGGCGAAGCAGATGTCAATCCCGACACCCCAAGCACCGAACTGCCTGAGACTGCTCAATCGACTTCCCAGAACCTGCGTATAACCAGCAGCATGGACCTGCCTAGCTGGATCCCAAACCATTTAGGCGTAGCGCCATTATCAGACATGGCTTGCCCTGATGCTGATGTGCTGGCGCTAGACACTTGGGGAACCGAAGACGAATTTTCGGCTCAGATTGGCCCCGCCCGGACTGCAATCATGAATGCCCGCGATCAGCTCAATATAAACGCAGCAAGAACTCTCGCACAGCTGTATCTTTACTTTGGCTTCGGAGCTGAAGCGCTTGATGCCCTCCGCCTCGACCCTTCGGTGTTAGAAGCCAATGGATATTTGGCGAATGTCGCCAGTATATTGGAGTTTGGCGCCGTAAACGGCCACAACATGATCGGGAGCTATACCGATTGCAAATCAGATATTGCACTCTGGGCAATGCTTAGCTTTCGCCAGCTACCGCAGGGCATTATGATCGACACAAACGCTGTGCTTCGTGCGTTGAACAAACTACCTAAAAATTTACGCTCCATTATCGCTCCACAATTGAGTGAACGTTTCTTACAGTACGGTGATCAAGAAGCAGCGGCCGCTTCGATGCGAAGCATTGAACGCTTACCAGAAGCCCTTTCGCCAGAGGGCGCCATGGCGCAAGCGGGAATTGCGATCGACGCGGGGCAACCTGCTGAAGCCCTCCTTGAGGACGTGATAGAAACGAACAGCCTCGAGTCACCCGCAGCGTTGATCAAACTTGTGGAAGGTAAGCTCAGCAATGACGAACAGCTATCCTACGAGACAGCTACTTTGATAGAGGCGTACGCACAGGAGCTACGCGGTACCGAGTTGGGCAATCAACTGCGCCGCACCCAAATACTTGCACTAAGCCAGTCTGAACGATTCGAGGAAGCTTTCACCGCGCTGGACGCCTTGAGTCCATCTCTATCCCCTGAGGCGACAACTCAATTGCGACAGATCGCCTTGGAAAGGCTTACGCAAAAAGCAGCAGACTTCACTTTTCTCGAACACCTTTTTGCGCATCGTGAAGAAGCGTTGGCAAAGCTACCGAGCCAAACAAAGCTTCAGCTCGCGAAGCGACTGATGGATTTGGGTTTTGCTGCGCAGGTTCAGCTAATGCTCGAAATGGTTACCGAAACCCGGAACGACAAAACGAGACAGCTGCTTGCGGCACGGGCAGCACTTGCTTTGCGCCAACCATTTCAAGCGCAAGCAGCTCTTATTGGAATAGATGGACAAGAAGTGCAGCTACTACTGGCCGAAGCCAAAGAAATGTCTGGAGCGTATCGAGAGGCCTCAGAGATATTCGCCAACTCTAATGCAACCACACAGGCCGCGCAGGCTGCTTGGCTTTCGGAAGATTGGCGTGAACTCACCTCGGCTCAAACACCAGGATTTGGCCCAGTAGCAGCATTAGCCGAAGTCGAACCAGTGATAAAAGACACAAATCTTGGACCTCTTGGTCGTGCGAATAAGGCACTGCAAGAAAGCGGAAACGCGCGCAGCACGTTAGAGCAGTTTCTGAATGATCCCCTTGTACAGATTTCACCAGATTCCTGAAATTTCCCATATGTTTGGTGACGAAAAATAAACACCCTACCCATAATCTGTTCCTGATCCGCAGAATGCGGGAATTGAAAGGTGCAGAATGCATATCATTAGGCGATTTGATCGGTTTCCGTGGGCGGTCAGTGATGTCCAACCGACATTTTTTCAACCACGTGACTTCTCTTCAGGGTGGCTGAGATGAATTTCTCGTTGCGCGCGCTTTATCAACCCACGGTCCTTCTTGCCGTTGCTTTGATGATGGTCATTGTAATGATGATCTTACCGATGCCCGCCTGGATACTTGACACTGGTCTGGCCGCTTCTTTCGCATTAGCTATTCTGATTTTTACAGTCACCTTGTTTATCGAACGGCCGCTGGATTTCTCCGCCTTTCCGACCATCTTGTTGGCATCACTGATGTTGCGGCTCTCTCTCAACGTGTCCTCGACAAAGTTGATAATCGGGGAAGGTCATACCGGCACAGATGCAGCAGGCGATGTCATTCAGGGATTTGCGCAGTTCGTCATGGGCGGCTCTGTCTTTCTGGGTCTGGTAGTTTTTTGTGTCCTGTTGATCGTGAACTTCATGGTGATCAACAAAGGCGCGACCCGAATGGCAGAAGTTGGCGCGCGGTTTGCGCTGGACGGTATGCCCGGGAAACAAATGGCAATCGATAGCGATATGTCCGCTGGCGCGATTAGTCATGAAGAAGCCAAAGAGCGTCGCGCGCGTGAGCAACAGGAGACCACGTTTTTTGGCTCTCTTGATGGCGCTTCGAAATTTGTCAAAGGCGATGCGATTGCTGGACTGCTGATCACTCTTCTGAACCTGGTGGCCGGATTAATCATGGGTACGCTGGTTCACGGTATGCCAATTGGTGATGCGTTTGAAACATATGCCATTCTTACTGTAGGCGACGGGTTGGTTTCCCAAATTCCTGCTGTCATCATTTCCATTGCTTCCGCGCTTCTGTTGGCACGCGGTGGGGCGCAAGGATCAACTGATCTGGCGGTCTTTGCCCAGTTGAGCAAACACCCCGCGGCATTAGCAACTGTGGCCTGCCTGATGACTTTGTTTGCATTGGTTCCCGGTATGCCATTTGTGCCGTTTATGGCAGGTGCGTTGGCATTGGGATATTTGTCTTATCGGATGTATCGCAAACAGAGTCTGGTCCCGCTTGAGGCCATACCTGAAGAAACCGATCAGGTCGTGCGTGAGAAACCCCTTGGGGATCTGCTTGAGCTCGATGATATCCACGTAGAATTCGCCCCCGATCTGGTAAGCATGGTCCTTGATCCCGGTACCGGACTTGATGCGCGTATTACAAATATGCGCACGCATGTCGCGTCGGTCTACGGCATCATACTGCCCGAAATCAGGCTGACAGATAGCCCGAGTTTACCACATGGAACCTATCTGCTGCGCATACAGGGTGTTGAGCAGGCGCGCGCTGTTCTTAGTCCGCACCAGATACTGGCACTTGCCCCAGACAATCCTGACGCATTGCCTGCAGGCATCGACACGGTCGAACCTGTCTACGGCGCCCCTGCGCGTTGGATCAACGAAAAGGATCAAGAGGATGCAGCGATTGGCGGCATCACCCTTGTGACCCCTGCCGAAGTACTGGCAACGCATCTGCTAGAAATCGTCAAGCGCAACTTCCCCCGTCTGCTGACACTTAAATCTTTACGCAGAATACTGGAGGAGATGGTCAATATTTCTTCTCCCGCACGCGCCGAGGCGAACCGTAAACTTCTAGATGAACTAATCCCGGACAAAGTCCCGATAGACGTGCTTCACTCTGTCCTGCGGTTGCTGTTGGCCGAGCAGGTTTCGATCCGTAATCTACCGCTCATCCTTGAGGCAACGGCAGAAGCAAGGGGCCAAAACTCTCAACCAGAAGCTATCTGTGAGCTGGTGCGACAGCGCTTGGGCTTTCAATTGGTAGCAGAAATCCGGCGTGACGACGGAACGCTCCCATTGGTTCAGCTCGCACCAGAATGGGAGGACACATTTAGCGCATATCAAGTGGACGCCGATCGGGGGTTAGACATCGCGCTGCCGCCGGATCTTTTCAATCAGCTGGCCGATGGTGTTTCGCAGAAACTCAATGATGCCAACCGAAATGGCATTTTCCCTGCCATTGTAACAAACACTCGGCGTCGACGTTTTGTGCACACAGTGATGCGGGCAAAAGGGATTAGCTCTCCAGTTTTGTCATTCGAGGAAATCGGGTTGGACGCGCGGCCATCTCTGGTGGGCGTCGTGCCAGCATGATGCAGGACCTCGGACAAATTATGGAATTAACGAATTCCCTGCTATGGCAGGGGTTCGCGGTCTTCCTTCGCGTCAGCGCGTTGGTCAGCCTTTTGCCGGCTTTTGGAGAACGAACTGTTCCTGCACGGGTAAAGCTCGGGCTTGCATTTGCATTTACGATGGCCATTACGCCCGCCGTTTCTCCGCCAGCCATGGCACCACAATTCGACAGTATAGTCTGGTTTATCCTGACCGAGATTACGGCGGGCATCTTGCTGGGGATCGGGCTCAGGTTATTTGTCTTGGCGCTTCAGACCGCCGGCTCGATTGCTGCGCAATCCACCTCACTTGCCCAAGTTTTGGGTGGTGCCATGGCAGAACCCGTGCCCGCGATGGGCCATATTCTTGTAATGGGGGGGCTTGCCCTTGCTTTGATGGGCGGCCTTCATGTCCGCGTTGCGGAAATGGTGATCTTATCCTACGACATGCTGCCTATGGGGCGCCTGCCCAGTGGGGCGGATGTGTCAGAGTGGGGAGTTGACCAAATCCGCCGTGCTTTTTCGCTGGCCTTCACGCTGGCCGCACCTTTCGTGGTTTTATCGGTGCTCTACAATGTCGCCCTTGGTGTGATCAATAAAGCGATGCCGCAACTGATGGTTGCTTTTGTCGGGGCGCCAGTCATCACCGCTGGGGGCCTTTTGTTGCTTTGTCTTGCAGCCCCTATTTTGCTAGCGACATGGCTTGATGCCCTGAATACCTTTATCCAAAATCCACTAAATTCTGTCCCATGAGCGATTCAGAAGATTCCTCGGACAAGAGCTTTGACGCCACGCCACAAAAGCTTCTTGATGCGCGGAAAAAGGGAGATATCGCCAAGTCAAATGACCTGCTGACTGCTGCTGCTTACTTTGGCTTGCTGGTTGCATTACTGACGGTCGGCGCCAGCAGCCTCGATCAAGTTGGTACGGCAATGATGACCCTGATTGATCAGTCAGACAGTTTGGGACCCATATTTTTTGAAGGTCGTGGGGCAGCACCAACTGGCGGGCTGTTAAAATCTATAGCTTGGGGTATGGCGCCGATCTTTGCTCTTCCTGCGATTGGTGTGATTCTAGCACTCTTTGCGCAAAACGCATGGGTGTTTGCCCCTAGCAAGCTTGAACCAAAGCTTAGCCGGATTTCTATGATCTCGAACGCCAAAAACAAATTCGGACGTGACGGTCTGTTCGAGTTTCTGAAGAGCTTTGTAAAACTGCTAATTTTTTCGGCCTGTCTTGCACTATTTATTCGAGCGTGGCTTCCCCAGATGATCGGCGCCCTACAAACAACTCCACAAGCAACCATCACCTTGCTTGCCAAAATCTGTACTGGTTTTCTAAGCGTAGTCGTTGTCGTATCAGGCGTTATCGGCGGTATTGATGCCATGTGGCAGCATGCCTCTCACATGCGCAAGAACCGGATGTCTCGCAAGGACTTGACCGATGAAAACAAGGAAAGCGAAGGCGATCCGCATCTGAAACAAGAACGCCGTCAGCGCGCTCTGACGGCTTCGCAAAACCAGATGATAAAAGAGGTGCCGGCAGCTGATGTGATCATCGTCAATCCGACCCACTATGCCGTTGCCCTGAAATGGAGCCGCCTGCCGGGCGAGGCACCGGTTTGTGTTGCCAAAGGCGTGGACGAGATCGCGGCCACAATCAGGCGCATCGCCTCAGAAGCTGCCGTTCCGATCCATTCGGACCCGCCAACTGCGCGCGCACTTCATGCATCGGTAGAGATCGGAGATCAGATTCGCCATGAGGACTACGCCCCTGTCGCAGCGGCTATAAGGTTCGCTGAAAACATGCGGCAACGCGCGAAAGGTTCTAGATGAGTACGATAGATGATCTGGCGATGATGCAGAAGCTGGTCGAAGTAAAGTACCGCCAGCAGCAGGAAAGCTTCGCGCGATTAATGGAACAGGAGAACCGGCTGCGAAATTCATTGCAACAGTTGGACCTTCACTTGGCCGAAAGCCGAAGCAACACTGATACATATCAAAAGGCGATAGGAGCTGATGTTGTCTGGCAGTCCTGGATCGGACGCAAGAAACGTGCATTGAACATTCAGCTTTCTCAGGTACTAGCAATCAAAGAGCGTCATATCGACCAGGTCAAAAAAGCGTATGGAAAGGTGCTGGTTACCGATGCACTCCATTGCAACCTACGCAAAGCCCATAAACAGAAAAAAGCGCAGTCCCAACTGGACCGCGCCATATCTGCGATGATGTTCTGATCCTTTCAATAGTCCTGACGGGCGATCTCGATAATCAAGACATCTTTGATAAGCTTCTTTCCCAGATCTCTTTGCGCCACTTCCCGCAAGGCTGTACGCAGACGGTTCAAAACCTGAGCATTGGTAAAATTGCCCTCAAAACCGCCCATGTTCGCGTGGTCAAAGAGTACCTGCAAGAAGCTGTCCCGCAGTTTGGGTTCACCCAAGTAGACTGTATCGGTCTGACCGGCTGCCACCTCTATGCTAAGCGCCAGTACCACAAGCGCCGTGACTTTTTCTCCCGAGACAACAGGTACTACGAACTGGTTATTGAGCTTCGCGTATTCACTACTATTCTCATCGTCATGCGTTGAGTTTTCGTGCTCCGCATCCTGTTCTTTTCCATCATGGCCTGCATTTTCATCCATGCCCTCAATAGCAGCCAAATTATCAGACGCGACGCCGTCCGCTGCGCCTGCCGTTTCCGGCGCAGCCTCGGGTCGAAGCATGATACCTGCACCTACTCCGGCACCTGCTCCGACCAGCAAAAAGAGAAGAGGTATTAGTTTTTTCATCTGCGCAGTTCCTGATTAAAAGGGCAGTACGGCGTCAAGGACCTGCTGGCCAATACGCGGTTGCTGCATGTCGCTGATCTGCCCGCGCCCACCATAGGACACACGGGCGGATGCGATTTTATCATAGGTGATTTCATTCTGCCGGGAGACATCTTCAGGTCGGACAAAGCCCGTAACCAACAATTCGCGCAGTTCAAAATTAACACGCAATTCCTGGCTGCCCGAAATAGACAAAACCCCATTGGGTAGAACGTCAATCACAGTGGCTGCGATCCTTAGCTCCAGTTTTTCATTACGTTTGACAGAACCGTCACCGGAGGAATTGCTTTGTGAACTCAAACCAACAAGCTCATCAGACGATGCGCCTTCGGGCAACTTGTTATCCAGACGTTGAGGCAAACCAAACAAACCTGGAACGCTAAGGTTTTCGGAGCCGGACCGGCTTCGATCAGTTGAATTCGAAATTTCCGCGCGTTCATCAATTTCGATCACCACAGTTAGGATATCGCCACGTATAACTGCACGCCGATCACCCAACAACGAAACACGGGAGGGCGACCAAAGGGACGCTGCATCAACTGGCCGTCGCTCAAGAATGACTGGTGGCAAACCGGGTTCAATCATCGCGCGGGCCTCTGGCGCCTCTTGCGCCGGTGTAAAGCTTGGTGGACTTCCGATGTGATCTGCACGCGCGCAAGCAAGGGAGAAACTAAGGGCGAACAAGCCGCCGATTTTGAAAGGTGTATGCATATGCTCAATTCCTAACTTTGATCGTGCCATCGTCTAAAACCTGACCGAATAGCGTTGCGCGGGAACCAAGGTTCATGACACGGATGCGATCACCGACTGCGCCTCGCTCCAGCGCACGTCCTTCGGTTGAGATACTGATACCGTTGGCATTGAAGCTCAGCGGTACAATCTGGTTCCGCGTGATCACAGCTGGGGGACCAATATCACCCGCCAAAACTGGACGACCCGCATAAAGCGCGACCCGTGCTTCTTGGCCGATCACATCAGATAGACGCGAGAATCCTGTCGCAAGATCGCCTGCGGCGAAGGCGACATCCATTTCTGTGATGATCTGGTTCGGCCGGATTGTTCGTGTCGAAATGACCGTATCGGCAAAACATGGAGACGCCAGTATCAACACTGCAACTACAGGAAAAATATTCATCAGCGCACCTGCGTCGTCGCGCCCATCATCTGGTCCACTGCCGAGATGACTTTGGCGTTCATTTCATATCCACGCTGCGCTTCAATCAGCTCTGTTATCTCTCGCACAGCATCAACCGAGCTGTCTTCGAGATAGCCTTGCCGAAGGGTGCCCAAGCCGTCTTGTCCCGGAGTTGCCACCAAAGCGGGACCAGACGCCTCGGTTTCGAGGAACATGTTACTGCCAATCGCTTCAAGACCTTTGGCGTTGGTGAATCCTGTCAAATTGAATTGACCTAAAAGTTGGCCTGCGGCGGCTTGGTCAAAGTATGCGTAAACCTCTCCATCTGCGTTGATGGAGATGCTGCGGGCATCCGCCGGTATTGTAATTTCCGGCCCAACAGGGAAACCCTCGGACGTCACGATCAGACCTTCGCCTGTTCGCTTCAGACTGCCATCACGGGTGTAGGCGGTCTGACCATTGGGCAACGTCACTTCGAGATAGCCCAAGCCCTCGATCGCAACGTCAAGATCGCTTTGCGTGGCCGAAAGCGACCCTTGCTGAAGATGCATGCTGACGGCTGCGGGCCGAACGCCCAGGCCCAGTTGCACGCCGGTTGGCAGCACTGTGCCATCAGAAGCATTCACCGATCCGGCGCGCGCCATCTGCTGATAGTGCAAATCGGCAAACTCTGCACGTCGGGCGTTGTAGCCTGTGGTACTCATGTTAGCGAGGTTATTGGAAATCGTTTCTACCCGCATTTGCTGGGCGCTCATTCCGGTAGCGGCAATTTTGAGGGCGCGCATGGGCGGTCTCCTTTATTTGGAATCGGTGAGGGTTTTGACGGCAGCGCGAATACGCTCGTCCTCAGTCTGTAAAAAACTTTGACCCATCTCGTATGCTCGTTGCACTTCGATCATGCGCGAAAGTTCAAGCAGGGGATTCACATTTGACCCCTCAACAAAACCCTGCAAAACGCGCGCCTCTTCAGTTGGTTCATCACCGGCATCGGCGCGAAACATGACGCCGTCTTCACGGACCATGTTAAGGGGATCTAACGGGCGCACGACCGCCATCTGACCCAGAGGCGCACCATTAATGCTAAGCGTACCATCCGAAGAAACAGCAAGCGTGCCTGCACCGGCGGGCACAAACAACGGTGCGCGCCCTGCGTCCAGTACCGGAAATCCGTCTGGTGTAACCAACTGCCCTTCAGCGCTGGGCGAAAACGCCCCTGCCCGGGTGAGCCTGTCGCCCATCGGTGTCTGAACCACAAAATAGCCATCCCCCTCGATAGCGAAATCGAATGTGCCATTTGTTTGCGTAAGGCCGCCCTGCTCAAATGATGTTTTGCCGATGTTGCCTTGCCCCATGGACAAGGAGTTCGCGCGATCAACCGGCTTGACATACTCGGAGAAAATCATGCCCTCGGCGCGATATCCGGTAGTTGCGGCATTGGCGATATTGTTGGCCACGACCTGCATTTCACGTTGCAGACCGGATTGGCGGCTTAGGGTGATATAACCGGTGCTTTCCATCTTTATCCTCCGATGATGAGCGGGATGATCTGGTTGTGGAAGAAGGCGACAAGCGTGTTGGTCATGAAGTGCATGGACATCCAGAACACGACGGCAATCGCCGCTAGCTTAGGCACAAACGTCAGTGTCATTTCCTGAACCGATGTCAGTGCTTGAACCAAACCAATCGAAACGCCTGTCACCAAAGCAGCAACAAGGATTGGCAATGATATGATGAATGCAACCCAAAGCCCTTGCCGCATGGTGTCAAAGAACACCAATTCGTCCAGCATCAGACGGGCATCCGCAAAATTTCTTGATACGCCTCGACAACTTTGTTGCGAACGTTGACGGCAGTCTCTACAGCCAGTTCCGTCTGCGCCAGCGCCTGAACAAGCGCATGAGGATCAGCGTTACCCATCATCGTTTCTTGCGCTGTCTGTTCGGACTTTGCCAATGTTGCAGCGAAGTCGCCGGCGATGCCTTTTAGCGTAGCACCTGCACCTCCTTCCCCGTCTATGGGGGATGTCGCCGGCTTGGCCGAGGTATAGTTTTGAACCGCTGAGAGAGACTTCAATTCCATT is drawn from Sulfitobacter sp. S223 and contains these coding sequences:
- the flhA gene encoding flagellar biosynthesis protein FlhA; its protein translation is MNFSLRALYQPTVLLAVALMMVIVMMILPMPAWILDTGLAASFALAILIFTVTLFIERPLDFSAFPTILLASLMLRLSLNVSSTKLIIGEGHTGTDAAGDVIQGFAQFVMGGSVFLGLVVFCVLLIVNFMVINKGATRMAEVGARFALDGMPGKQMAIDSDMSAGAISHEEAKERRAREQQETTFFGSLDGASKFVKGDAIAGLLITLLNLVAGLIMGTLVHGMPIGDAFETYAILTVGDGLVSQIPAVIISIASALLLARGGAQGSTDLAVFAQLSKHPAALATVACLMTLFALVPGMPFVPFMAGALALGYLSYRMYRKQSLVPLEAIPEETDQVVREKPLGDLLELDDIHVEFAPDLVSMVLDPGTGLDARITNMRTHVASVYGIILPEIRLTDSPSLPHGTYLLRIQGVEQARAVLSPHQILALAPDNPDALPAGIDTVEPVYGAPARWINEKDQEDAAIGGITLVTPAEVLATHLLEIVKRNFPRLLTLKSLRRILEEMVNISSPARAEANRKLLDELIPDKVPIDVLHSVLRLLLAEQVSIRNLPLILEATAEARGQNSQPEAICELVRQRLGFQLVAEIRRDDGTLPLVQLAPEWEDTFSAYQVDADRGLDIALPPDLFNQLADGVSQKLNDANRNGIFPAIVTNTRRRRFVHTVMRAKGISSPVLSFEEIGLDARPSLVGVVPA
- a CDS encoding flagellar biosynthetic protein FliR; this translates as MELTNSLLWQGFAVFLRVSALVSLLPAFGERTVPARVKLGLAFAFTMAITPAVSPPAMAPQFDSIVWFILTEITAGILLGIGLRLFVLALQTAGSIAAQSTSLAQVLGGAMAEPVPAMGHILVMGGLALALMGGLHVRVAEMVILSYDMLPMGRLPSGADVSEWGVDQIRRAFSLAFTLAAPFVVLSVLYNVALGVINKAMPQLMVAFVGAPVITAGGLLLLCLAAPILLATWLDALNTFIQNPLNSVP
- the flhB gene encoding flagellar type III secretion system protein FlhB; translation: MSDSEDSSDKSFDATPQKLLDARKKGDIAKSNDLLTAAAYFGLLVALLTVGASSLDQVGTAMMTLIDQSDSLGPIFFEGRGAAPTGGLLKSIAWGMAPIFALPAIGVILALFAQNAWVFAPSKLEPKLSRISMISNAKNKFGRDGLFEFLKSFVKLLIFSACLALFIRAWLPQMIGALQTTPQATITLLAKICTGFLSVVVVVSGVIGGIDAMWQHASHMRKNRMSRKDLTDENKESEGDPHLKQERRQRALTASQNQMIKEVPAADVIIVNPTHYAVALKWSRLPGEAPVCVAKGVDEIAATIRRIASEAAVPIHSDPPTARALHASVEIGDQIRHEDYAPVAAAIRFAENMRQRAKGSR
- a CDS encoding flagellar basal body-associated FliL family protein — its product is MKKLIPLLFLLVGAGAGVGAGIMLRPEAAPETAGAADGVASDNLAAIEGMDENAGHDGKEQDAEHENSTHDDENSSEYAKLNNQFVVPVVSGEKVTALVVLALSIEVAAGQTDTVYLGEPKLRDSFLQVLFDHANMGGFEGNFTNAQVLNRLRTALREVAQRDLGKKLIKDVLIIEIARQDY
- the flgH gene encoding flagellar basal body L-ring protein FlgH; the protein is MHTPFKIGGLFALSFSLACARADHIGSPPSFTPAQEAPEARAMIEPGLPPVILERRPVDAASLWSPSRVSLLGDRRAVIRGDILTVVIEIDERAEISNSTDRSRSGSENLSVPGLFGLPQRLDNKLPEGASSDELVGLSSQSNSSGDGSVKRNEKLELRIAATVIDVLPNGVLSISGSQELRVNFELRELLVTGFVRPEDVSRQNEITYDKIASARVSYGGRGQISDMQQPRIGQQVLDAVLPF
- the flgA gene encoding flagellar basal body P-ring formation chaperone FlgA, which gives rise to MNIFPVVAVLILASPCFADTVISTRTIRPNQIITEMDVAFAAGDLATGFSRLSDVIGQEARVALYAGRPVLAGDIGPPAVITRNQIVPLSFNANGISISTEGRALERGAVGDRIRVMNLGSRATLFGQVLDDGTIKVRN
- the flgG gene encoding flagellar basal-body rod protein FlgG, with the protein product MRALKIAATGMSAQQMRVETISNNLANMSTTGYNARRAEFADLHYQQMARAGSVNASDGTVLPTGVQLGLGVRPAAVSMHLQQGSLSATQSDLDVAIEGLGYLEVTLPNGQTAYTRDGSLKRTGEGLIVTSEGFPVGPEITIPADARSISINADGEVYAYFDQAAAGQLLGQFNLTGFTNAKGLEAIGSNMFLETEASGPALVATPGQDGLGTLRQGYLEDSSVDAVREITELIEAQRGYEMNAKVISAVDQMMGATTQVR
- a CDS encoding flagellar hook-basal body complex protein, which encodes MESTGYITLSRQSGLQREMQVVANNIANAATTGYRAEGMIFSEYVKPVDRANSLSMGQGNIGKTSFEQGGLTQTNGTFDFAIEGDGYFVVQTPMGDRLTRAGAFSPSAEGQLVTPDGFPVLDAGRAPLFVPAGAGTLAVSSDGTLSINGAPLGQMAVVRPLDPLNMVREDGVMFRADAGDEPTEEARVLQGFVEGSNVNPLLELSRMIEVQRAYEMGQSFLQTEDERIRAAVKTLTDSK
- a CDS encoding flagellar biosynthetic protein FliQ — encoded protein: MLDELVFFDTMRQGLWVAFIISLPILVAALVTGVSIGLVQALTSVQEMTLTFVPKLAAIAVVFWMSMHFMTNTLVAFFHNQIIPLIIGG
- the fliE gene encoding flagellar hook-basal body complex protein FliE, translated to MELKSLSAVQNYTSAKPATSPIDGEGGAGATLKGIAGDFAATLAKSEQTAQETMMGNADPHALVQALAQTELAVETAVNVRNKVVEAYQEILRMPV